In Balaenoptera acutorostrata chromosome 3, mBalAcu1.1, whole genome shotgun sequence, the genomic stretch TTGAGTGGGATGAGCAGAGCAGATGCCGCAGTGAGATGCCAAAGCGGCTCCCCTTCCTCTGCGCCTTGGGTGCCTATAAATTGCTCCGGCGCGCGTTTGTCAGCCTCCTCTTCTCCTGGCAGGTGGTACCCAGGCAGAATTCTGCGTTCAGCCTCTCTCGCGCTCTGCTCCCGGCGGTGAGGCGCTCGCCGCTGCTCGCCAGCCCCTGCGCTCCAGCCCGGGGCCTCCCCGAGCCGCCGGTGCCCAGCGCCGCCTTTCCACGCCCCCGGGGGGCGCCTGGCCTGAGCTCGCGCGCCCGGCGCGGGGTTTTGGGGATGCGCGTCTATTAGAgttctggtggttgccaaggaggagaaaaagaagaagaagaagaaacaaaaacaaaaacaaaaaacaaggcagGAGGAGGGCGATCCCAGCGAGCGAAAGAAGAGGAGGCAGAAAAAGGCAACTTCAGACGGAAAGTTGGTGCGAACTGGCGCAGTCGGCGAAACCGGCAAAGTCGatcgcgggcggcggcggcggcggcggcggcggcggcagaaAAGTGTGAGCGGCCCCGGCGAGCGCGAGAGGCGGCGGCGGCTCCCTGCCCTCCCGGGGGCCGCGCCGGCGCCGGCGGCAGCCACAGGTGCGAAGGGGCTCGCGGGCGGCGAGGGGGCGCCCCGAGCACCCCGCCCCCTGCTCGGGGACTTGCGCTCAAGTCGCCGGGCGTCCGAGCTCCCTCCCCAGCCGCAGCCTCCGCTGGGGGCAGCGAGAGCGGGCGAGGAGCGGCCGGCGCGCGCCCGCCCAGGGGACTTGGGGTTCGCAGGGGGTTGTTTTCGGCTCTGACGAGGTCCCCGCCCAACCTTCAAAATTTTGTCCAAAAGCAGACAAGAGGATCGCCCCGCGCTGAGCCGGCTGGTGGGCAGCAGGAGGCGCCTGATCGCCGCCGGGGCGCTGGGGGTGGTGATGGTACTTCTGCTGGTCATCCTCATCCCGGTGCTGGTGAGCTCGGCCGGCACGTCGGCGCACTACGAGATGCTGGGCACCTGCCGCATGGTCTGCGACCCGTACGGGGGCACCAAGGCGCCCAGCACGGCCGCCACGCCCGACCGCGGCCTCATGCAGTCCCTGCCCACCTTCATCCAGGGCCCCAAAGGCGAGGCAGGCCGGCCCGGGAAGGCGGGCCCGCGGGGGCCCCCCGGTGAGCCCGGGCCGCCGGGCCCCGCGGGCCCCCCGGGCGAGAAGGGCGAGCCCGGCCGCCAAGGCCTGCCGGGCCCTCCCGGGGCGCCCGGCCTGAACGCGGCCGGGGCCATCAGCGCCGCCACCTACAGCACGGTGCCCAAGATCGCCTTCTACGCCGGCCTCAAGCGGCAGCACGAAGGCTACGAGGTGCTCAAGTTCGACGACGTGGTCACCAACCTCGGTAACCACTACGATCCCACCACGGGCAAGTTCACCTGCTCCATCCCGGGCATCTACTTCTTCACCTACCACGTCCTGATGCGCGGAGGGGATGGTACCAGCATGTGGGCCGATCTCTGCAAAAACAACCAGGTGAGCGCGGGCGGGcggcggggagggcggggagggagcGCGGGAAGGTGCCGGCGAGCGGGAGGGGACCCCGGGCATGGGCGTGGGAGCCCGCGGAGGAAGGGCGCGGCAGCCGCGCTCCCGGGAGCCGAGAGCCAGGGGCAACGCCGTTCCACTCCGGGAAGGCTGGGGTCGCACGCCAAAGAGCGCCCGGCGGCCTGGAGAGGGTGGTTCCCGAGCCCAGGACCTGCACTTGGTGCGCGCGACCCTCGAGGGGTGGAAGCCGGGATTCGGTCCCCGGGACAGTTTGTGCACCGCGGGGAGTCCCGGAGCAGCGAGCGACCCCCCGGCTGCGGGGTCCTCAGCCGTGCGGGGTCACTGTCAGGTCCTGGCGGGGACGGGAGGGCTGGGGGAGCCAGGAGTGGGCATGCCACGGTGACAA encodes the following:
- the C1QL3 gene encoding complement C1q-like protein 3 → MVLLLVILIPVLVSSAGTSAHYEMLGTCRMVCDPYGGTKAPSTAATPDRGLMQSLPTFIQGPKGEAGRPGKAGPRGPPGEPGPPGPAGPPGEKGEPGRQGLPGPPGAPGLNAAGAISAATYSTVPKIAFYAGLKRQHEGYEVLKFDDVVTNLGNHYDPTTGKFTCSIPGIYFFTYHVLMRGGDGTSMWADLCKNNQVRASAIAQDADQNYDYASNSVVLHLEPGDEVYIKLDGGKAHGGNNNKYSTFSGFIIYAD